Part of the Triticum urartu cultivar G1812 chromosome 2, Tu2.1, whole genome shotgun sequence genome, CGATCCGAGATTTCTTTCCTTTCTGATTGCGCGCTGGCCCGGTTTCCTGATTATGCTTGCCATCTCCTCTCTGATGGATGGATGCAGAAGGTCGTGGTGAAGCTGGACGTGCAGGACGACAAGCAGAAGCAGAGGGCGCTCAAGGCCGTCTCCGCTCTCCACGGTACTACGTTATACTCTTCTCCCCTTCCGACCAACTCCTGTTTCTTGCTCTGCTTCGTGCTCATCACGGAGGGAGTCGTCGGTCAAGTAATAATAGCCCGAATGTTCACCTGGTCATTCGTGACCGAAATCGACTTCTGACGGCAACAACTATGGCTTTCTCAGGCATCGACCAGATGGAAATGAGCATGCAGGACCAGAAGATGACGATCGTGGGCACGGCCGACCCCGTCGCCGTCGTCGGCAAGCTGCGCAAGCACTTCCCCACGGCGCAGATCGTTTCAGTCGGCCCGGCCAAAGATGAGAAGAAGGATGGCGATAAGATCGTTTCCGTCAGCCCGGCCAAAGATGAGAAGAAGGACGGCGACAAGATCATCTCCGTCGGCCCAGCCAAGGATGACAAGAAGAAGGACGCCAAGCAGCACCCGGTgtacccgccgccgccggacccgcaCCCTTGGCGCTCCGTCCACAGCGCCGATAAGGATAATGTTGCATTCTTGGCGCTCTCGGTGAAGAAGAATCCTGGGGGTGGCGGATCCACTCTGCCGGCGATGGCGGATGCTggttcttcctcttcttctctaGATGTCATTTATCATCCTGCTTCTCTTGAGGCAGCGATGCAGGCTCCTGTTACTGTCATGCTGGGACCCGTGGGCCCCCTCCTGCTGAAACTCCATGGGCGCACGGCTCCCGGTCCAATACAGTCTCTGCCTCCAAATCTGCTCAGTGCGTATGAGATCCGTCTTCTCAAGGAATTATGCATCTCCCTGAAGCAAATGTCGGAAGATGAGGACGCTAGCATCATGGTCCGGTGGTGGATGAAGATAGTTCGGGAACTTTGTTATGACGCGGATGATCACCTGGACGAGGTGATTGACAGCGacgccggcggcggcggccctCATCACGATCTCGCTCGTGCCAAGGACGAATTTTCAGGATTACTTGCTCGAGCAAAGGATGCGGCTGAAAGACGGAAATGTTTCGAGTGGTCACCTCCCAAGGCTATCAAACCAGCTGACCTTGGGGAAGCCGGTGTGAGCTGCCTCACCGGCCGTACCAAAGCTGGTGTTGTGGAGCTCCCAAAGAAGCTCGTCGAGTTGCTGGCTTTAGACGACGATGACGCCGACAATCAGACACTCAGGGTGATACCTATAAATGGATGTGCAGGTACAATCTAGCTTCACCTCGGATTTCATGTGCTTCCCTACTCCATGATCTATCTTCATTTTTATAAATAAGCAGTGCAGTGACGTGTTTCCTCTAAAAATAATCTATCTTCGCCTCGGCTGAATTCATGTCTTTTCAAGTTATTCATGTACAAGTTGTACAGTTCTTCATAGTTTTTCCTGTTTTTTGGATTTGCAGGTGTTGGAAAGACAACAGCTGCCAGAGCCTTGTATCACAGGCATGGATGGAAATTTCAGTGCCGGGCTTTCGTAACTGTGCCCCGGAATCCAGATATGAGGGGGTTTCTCACCAGCATGCTCTCACAACTCAAGGCACCAAGGCCCCATGGCTTTCCTGATATACCGGAGCTTATTGAAGGTATCAGCAAACATCTCCAAGGCAAAAGGTAACCAATCTGTAAAGTAGGTACTGTTTAAATAAGCATATTGTGTGTTCTCTGAAAACAAATCACAGAAATATTTCAGGTGTTGTTCTTGAACTGTTGAGAGACGAGAGAAACATCTCCTGTGTTTTTTACACTTCTCAAATAGGATCGCGCTTTTATGGGACATTTGATTATTTTTCTTTAGATTCTTGTTGTTTACTGTGATGTACACAACTCTATGaatttagagattccaatatgaactacatacggagcaaaatgagtgaatctatactctaaactacgactatatgcatccgtatgtagtccatagtaaaatctctagaaagacttatatttaggaacggaggaagtacataTTAAACGCCATAATTTAGGACTGTGAGTCTCTGATATTTGGCGGCCGTTCGGTACCTAGGTGTAGCTACCAAGCACCCCTAGCCACCCATGACCTATTTccttgcatctcttttattttctTCATAAACCTACATGTTATGTAATTAATGAGAAAAATACTGATGTTAGCAAAATTCTTTcaatttaaaattttcaaaaaacaTTAGCACTCAGACGGCAAAACCAATTTAAAATTGGTTTCCACCACTAAATTCGCCGTGACAAGATCGTAGAAACTAAATCTCATGTCAGTATGTTCTGACGACCCTTGTTTTCCTGGGTTAAAACTTATGAAGCTACATGTGAGTTATCAGGCTATTCACAAGTAAACATCTAACGTCTATAATCCATGTACTTATGGTCATGAAATATCTACAAGTTAGGGTTATGTAGGTATTACCAATGGTAGGGACGTATGCTAAAATTTAGCACACTATCTTTAAAACAATAGGTATCATATTTACTTATTTGCAATATATTTTGCCTCGTGACTGAGGTATATATTAATTTGTTGTTAGGCCTGATGTAACTTACAAAATTATGCAGGTACTTCATCATAGTTGATGATTTATGGACTGCATCAGTATGGAATATTATTAGCCGTGCTTTTCCACGTGGTCATTATTGCAGCAGAATAATAACCACCACAGAAATTGATGATGTAGCATTGGCATGCTGCAGTTATGACTCAGACCATATATATAAGATGGAACCTCTTAATGATCATGACTCTAGAAAGTTATTCTTCAGTAGAGCGTTTGGTTCTGAAGAGGGTTGTCCAACAGATATCAAAGAAGTTTCATATGAGATTATAAGTAAATGTGGTGGTTTACCATTAGCAATTGTAAGTATTGCTAGTCTGTTAGCAAGCGAATCTATTGTCGCAAGGGGAAAATGGAAGCACATACAAGATTCTTTGCCCTCCACTTTTGTAGGGTTGAAAGATGTTCTAAACCTTCTGTACAATGATCTTCCTCCTCATTTGAGGACATGCTTGCTATATCTCAGCATGTATGCACAGGGCCGCGTGATCAAGAAGGATGAGTTGGTGAAGCAGTGGGTAGTTGAAGGTTTTCTCAGTGATGTGGGAGGGCGAGACACAGAAGAAATTGCTGAGGATTATTTTGATGAGCTTGTCAGCAGAGGGGTAGTCCATGCTGTGGACACCGGTTATAATGGCAAGGTGTTGTCATGTTCAGTTCACCACATTGTACTTGATTTTATTAGGCAAAAATCCAGGGAGCAAAATTTCGTCATCACTGTGGACTATTTCCAATCAACTCTCGCACTTCCTGAAAAAGTTCGCCGATTGTCCGTCCAGTTTGGAGGGGTAAGAAGTGCGTATATACCAGAAAGCATCATAACATCCCAAATTAGATCACTTGTATTTGGGGGTTTCATCAAGTGTGTACCTTCCATCATGGATTGTGGACTTCTTCGAGTTCTGATTCTTCATATTTGGGCTGATCAAAGCAAGAAGAGTTTTGACCTCACAAGAATCCGGGAGTTGTTTCGACTGAAGTATATCAAGATTGAATGTAATATCACCGTCAAACTTCCAAACAATATTCAAGGGCTGCAACACTTGGAGACACTGCAAGTTGATGCAAGATTATCTGCTG contains:
- the LOC125540495 gene encoding disease resistance protein RGA5-like, producing the protein MKKVVVKLDVQDDKQKQRALKAVSALHGIDQMEMSMQDQKMTIVGTADPVAVVGKLRKHFPTAQIVSVGPAKDEKKDGDKIVSVSPAKDEKKDGDKIISVGPAKDDKKKDAKQHPVYPPPPDPHPWRSVHSADKDNVAFLALSVKKNPGGGGSTLPAMADAGSSSSSLDVIYHPASLEAAMQAPVTVMLGPVGPLLLKLHGRTAPGPIQSLPPNLLSAYEIRLLKELCISLKQMSEDEDASIMVRWWMKIVRELCYDADDHLDEVIDSDAGGGGPHHDLARAKDEFSGLLARAKDAAERRKCFEWSPPKAIKPADLGEAGVSCLTGRTKAGVVELPKKLVELLALDDDDADNQTLRVIPINGCAGVGKTTAARALYHRHGWKFQCRAFVTVPRNPDMRGFLTSMLSQLKAPRPHGFPDIPELIEGISKHLQGKRYFIIVDDLWTASVWNIISRAFPRGHYCSRIITTTEIDDVALACCSYDSDHIYKMEPLNDHDSRKLFFSRAFGSEEGCPTDIKEVSYEIISKCGGLPLAIVSIASLLASESIVARGKWKHIQDSLPSTFVGLKDVLNLLYNDLPPHLRTCLLYLSMYAQGRVIKKDELVKQWVVEGFLSDVGGRDTEEIAEDYFDELVSRGVVHAVDTGYNGKVLSCSVHHIVLDFIRQKSREQNFVITVDYFQSTLALPEKVRRLSVQFGGVRSAYIPESIITSQIRSLVFGGFIKCVPSIMDCGLLRVLILHIWADQSKKSFDLTRIRELFRLKYIKIECNITVKLPNNIQGLQHLETLQVDARLSAVPSDIVRLPRLLYLGLPSEADLPSDIRRLTSLRTLGYFDLSSNPADNVMDLGDLTNLWDLHLTCAKLHTDRLENNIKWLGLILGKIISLKCLTLAPAASSLDDTSTSSMGICFDGFIITYPPPTLQRLELSRQCCIFSTLPEWTGDLVNLRILKIAVGGLTVDDIHVLKGLPSLSALTLYIQSAPADRIIIDRGGFQLLTYFKFMDAAPCLSFVPGAMPKVQKLKLGFNSNKMEPNTFEIVGFCHLTDLTDICVKLGARNAEKFDIKAAESALEAAVRNPPNTPTISVQCVDAIFCTEEDKRTNT